TCGCGCCGAGCACCTGCTCGGACGCGTTGATGTCGCGGCCCTGCTCCAGCCACGTGTACCAGGTGACCCCGACGCCGGCGAGCTGCGCGACCTCTTCGCGCCGCAGGCCAGGCGTGCGGCGGCGACCGCCGAGGGGCAGGCCGACCTGCTCCGGCGTGATGCGCGCACGGCGGCTGCGCAGGAACGCGCCGAGCTCGCCGCGGCGGAGGCGTTCTTCGACAGCGGTGGTCATGTTCCCAGTTCAGCACAGCGCGTTGCCTGGTACCAGGTAGTCCCACTACCAGGATAGGAGCACACCTGGTACCAGGTTCGAAAGCGCCGGAGCGTGGTAGTCATGACGACGACAACCACCACGCCGGTGCACCCCACCGGCGTGACCGCCAGGCCGGCGCTCACCTCAGCCGGCCTGGCCACCGTGTTGCTGGGGGCGGCACTGCCGGTCATCGACTTCTTCATCGTCAACGTCGCCCTCCCCACCATCGATACCGATCTGCACGCGTCCACCGCGACGTTGGAGCTGGTGGTGGCCGCGTACGGCATCGCGTACGCCGTGCTGCTGGTCCTCGGCGGCCGGCTCGGCGACGCGTTCGGCCGCCGCCGGCTGTTCCTGCTGGGGCTCGCCCTGTTCACGCTGACCTCGTTGGTCTGCGGCCTCGCGCCCGATGCGTTGACGCTGGTGCTCGCCCGCGCCGCGCAAGGGGCAGCGGCGGCGATGCTGCTGCCGCAGGTGCTCTCGATCATCCAGGCCGGCACCACCGGCGAACACCGCTCGCGCGCGCTCGGCTCCTACGGCGCGATGGGCGGCATCGCGACCGTCGTCGGCCAGCTGCTGGGCGGCGCTTTGGTCGCCGCCGACCTGTGGGGCACGAGCTGGCGGCCGATCTTCCTGGTCAACGTGCCGATCGGCATCATCGGGCTGCTGGTGGCGCGCCGCACGGTGCCCGACAGCCGCGCGGAGAACCCGCTCGGCGTCGACCGCTGGGGCACCGCGCTGCTGGCCGCGTCGCTCCTGACGCTGCTCGTGCCACTGATGGAAGGCTCTGCTCTGGGCTGGCCGTGGTGGACCATCGTGCTCCTGGTGCTGTTCCCGTTCGCCGCGCTGGGCTTCGCCCGCGTCGAGAAACGGCTGGAGTCGCGCGGCGGGATGCCGCTGCTGCCGCCGGCGCTGCTGCGCACGGCCAACGTGCGCCACGGCCTCGTTGCCGCGGTGCCGTTCTTCTGCGGCTTCGGGTCCTTCATGTTCGTCTACGCCGTGACCCTGCAGGACGGTCTGCACCTCGGCCCGCTCGGCTCGGGGCTCGTACTCACGCCGATGGCCGTGGCCTACTTCGTGACGTCGCTGGTCAGCAGCCACCTTGTCGCGCGCCTCGGCCAGAAGGTGGTGCTCGCCGGCGGC
The sequence above is a segment of the Amycolatopsis sp. 2-15 genome. Coding sequences within it:
- a CDS encoding MFS transporter; the encoded protein is MTTTTTTPVHPTGVTARPALTSAGLATVLLGAALPVIDFFIVNVALPTIDTDLHASTATLELVVAAYGIAYAVLLVLGGRLGDAFGRRRLFLLGLALFTLTSLVCGLAPDALTLVLARAAQGAAAAMLLPQVLSIIQAGTTGEHRSRALGSYGAMGGIATVVGQLLGGALVAADLWGTSWRPIFLVNVPIGIIGLLVARRTVPDSRAENPLGVDRWGTALLAASLLTLLVPLMEGSALGWPWWTIVLLVLFPFAALGFARVEKRLESRGGMPLLPPALLRTANVRHGLVAAVPFFCGFGSFMFVYAVTLQDGLHLGPLGSGLVLTPMAVAYFVTSLVSSHLVARLGQKVVLAGGLIAALGLLVLAGSALWAWPGLTLWELAPAMVLIGIGNGLAMTTLFRIVLSRVPHDLAGIGGGVMTTTQQTSLALGVAVFGSLFAGLSTSSMGYEGAFVLVMGLLAAVALLVVVLARKLPDPR